One genomic segment of Terriglobia bacterium includes these proteins:
- a CDS encoding fatty acid desaturase, producing the protein MRMVARDRTFTQPLNWTIAFFLGLCHVGAVAALFFFTWQGLALFLFLWWLSGSLGIGMGYHRLLTHRGYKCPKWVEYFLTVCATLCLQGGPIGWVATHRIHHQNSDQEGDPHTPHDGGFWAHMGWIITGAANHNRTTELLPYVPDLRKDKFHLWISKWHWVPLAALAAAVLLVGGLTFGWAVGWSCLLWGIFLHIVVGSHATYFVNSATHMWGSQRFQTGDDSTNNFWIAMITWGEGWHNNHHAHPQSARHGLAWYEFDLNWYGISVLRMLGLAWDVKLPKLKTDEQPQPSPSQPAEAPVAHDLAQAASGD; encoded by the coding sequence ATGAGAATGGTCGCACGTGACCGCACATTTACGCAGCCGCTGAACTGGACGATCGCATTCTTTCTCGGCCTTTGCCACGTCGGCGCCGTGGCCGCGTTGTTCTTCTTCACCTGGCAAGGGCTGGCGCTGTTCTTGTTTCTGTGGTGGCTGTCGGGGAGTCTTGGCATTGGCATGGGCTACCACCGCCTGCTCACCCACCGCGGCTACAAGTGTCCGAAGTGGGTGGAATATTTCCTGACGGTCTGCGCGACCCTATGTTTGCAAGGCGGACCAATCGGCTGGGTGGCGACGCATCGCATCCATCACCAGAACTCCGACCAGGAAGGCGATCCCCATACTCCCCACGACGGCGGTTTCTGGGCGCACATGGGATGGATCATCACCGGCGCGGCGAATCACAACCGGACCACCGAACTGCTGCCTTATGTTCCCGACCTGCGTAAAGACAAATTTCACCTCTGGATCAGCAAGTGGCATTGGGTGCCGCTGGCTGCCTTGGCAGCGGCTGTACTGCTGGTCGGCGGTCTGACGTTCGGATGGGCGGTGGGATGGTCGTGCCTGCTGTGGGGGATTTTCCTGCACATCGTTGTCGGCTCGCACGCCACCTACTTCGTGAATTCAGCCACCCACATGTGGGGCTCACAGCGTTTTCAGACTGGCGACGATTCCACCAACAACTTCTGGATTGCCATGATCACCTGGGGCGAAGGCTGGCACAACAACCATCATGCCCACCCGCAATCGGCGCGCCACGGCCTGGCCTGGTATGAATTCGACTTGAACTGGTACGGAATTTCGGTGCTGCGCATGCTCGGCCTGGCTTGGGATGTCAAGCTGCCGAAGCTCAAGACCGACGAGCAGCCGCAACCGTCACCATCGCAGCCCGCAGAGGCCCCTGTTGCTCACGACCTGGCGCAAGCCGCTTCCGGAGACTAG
- a CDS encoding STAS domain-containing protein → MPDLPLRIATLPSATTGRRVLKLDGPLTLSNFFEFQNLVRADHAASLIIDLSGVPYIDSAGIGSLVNGYVSHQNAGKTLSLVGVTERVRTSLRVANVEQFFPIFSSVTEAEQAAGK, encoded by the coding sequence ATGCCCGATCTCCCGCTGCGCATTGCTACCCTACCCAGTGCAACCACCGGCCGTCGGGTGCTCAAGCTGGATGGACCGCTGACCCTCTCGAACTTCTTCGAGTTCCAAAACCTTGTCCGGGCAGACCACGCCGCCAGCCTGATCATCGATCTTTCGGGCGTGCCGTACATCGACTCGGCGGGAATCGGCAGCCTGGTGAACGGCTACGTCTCGCACCAGAATGCGGGCAAAACCTTGTCGTTGGTGGGAGTCACGGAGCGCGTCCGCACATCCCTGCGCGTCGCCAACGTGGAACAGTTCTTTCCGATTTTTTCCAGCGTGACAGAAGCCGAACAAGCCGCCGGAAAGTGA
- a CDS encoding fatty acid desaturase: MSIGVRDRTFREPISFLTTFFMAAFHVGAIAALFMFTWKGLAVAAVLWWMTGSLGIGMGYHRLLTHRGYKCPKWVEYFLTTCGALALEGGPMFWVATHRVHHQNSDQEGDPHSPRDGGFWSHMGWILTGRAIHNNSDANLPYVPDLRKDKFHTWISQWHWVPMVVLGVILLAVGGVSVLMWGIFFRTVMGLHATWLVNSATHMWGRQRFLTGDTSKNSFWVAMLTWGEGWHNNHHAHAQSARHGLAWYEFDINWYGICALRTLGLAWDIKLPRFMTDAQTTAKHMPKQTPAVEKELLPVTSGD, from the coding sequence ATGAGCATTGGTGTGCGTGACCGCACGTTTCGTGAGCCCATTAGTTTCCTGACCACCTTTTTCATGGCGGCCTTCCACGTTGGCGCAATTGCTGCGCTGTTCATGTTCACCTGGAAAGGGCTGGCGGTGGCGGCGGTGTTGTGGTGGATGACGGGAAGCCTGGGCATCGGGATGGGCTACCACCGTCTGCTGACGCATCGCGGCTACAAGTGCCCGAAATGGGTGGAGTACTTCCTGACCACCTGCGGGGCGCTGGCGCTGGAAGGCGGACCGATGTTCTGGGTGGCGACCCACCGCGTCCATCATCAGAACTCGGACCAGGAGGGCGATCCGCACTCGCCGCGCGACGGCGGCTTCTGGTCGCACATGGGCTGGATCCTCACCGGCCGAGCCATCCATAACAACTCCGACGCCAACCTGCCCTACGTCCCCGACCTCCGGAAGGACAAATTCCACACCTGGATCAGCCAGTGGCACTGGGTTCCGATGGTCGTGCTCGGAGTGATCCTTCTCGCCGTGGGCGGCGTGAGCGTCTTGATGTGGGGAATTTTTTTCCGCACCGTCATGGGCCTGCACGCCACGTGGCTGGTGAATTCAGCGACGCACATGTGGGGACGCCAGCGTTTCCTGACCGGCGACACGTCGAAGAACAGCTTCTGGGTGGCCATGCTGACCTGGGGCGAAGGCTGGCACAACAATCACCACGCGCACGCGCAATCCGCGCGTCACGGGCTTGCCTGGTATGAGTTCGACATCAACTGGTACGGGATCTGCGCCCTGCGCACGCTCGGGTTGGCGTGGGACATCAAGCTGCCGCGGTTTATGACCGACGCGCAAACGACAGCCAAGCACATGCCCAAACAGACTCCGGCGGTCGAGAAAGAATTGCTGCCGGTCACATCCGGCGACTAG